The Pseudomonas bijieensis DNA window ATCGGTCGTAGAGTATAAAGGCAAAGCGCGCTTGACTGCGAGACAGACACGTCGAGCAGGTACGAAAGTAGGTCTTAGTGATCCGGTGGTTCTGTATGGAAGGGCCATCGCTCAACGGATAAAAGGTACTCCGGGGATAACAGGCTGATACCGCCCAAGAGTTCATATCGACGGCGGTGTTTGGCACCTCGATGTCGGCTCATCACATCCTGGGGCTGAAGCCGGTCCCAAGGGTATGGCTGTTCGCCATTTAAAGTGGTACGCGAGCTGGGTTTAGAACGTCGTGAGACAGTTCGGTCCCTATCTGCCGTGGACGTTTGAGATTTGAGAGGGCTGCTCCTAGTACGAGAGGACCGGGTGGACGAACCTCTGGTGTTCCGGTTGTCACGCCAGTGGCATTGCCGGGTAGCTATGTTCGGAAAAGATAACCGCTGAAAGCATCTAAGCGGGAAACTTGCCTCAAGATGAGATCTCACTGGGACCTTGAGTCCCCTGAAGGGCCGTCGAAGACTACGACGTTGATAGGCAGGGTGTGTAAGCGCTGTGAGGCGTTGAGCTAACCTGTACTAATTGCCCGTGAGGCTTGACCATATAACACCCAAGCAATTTGTATCCTCCAGGCCAAAGGCCAAGAGACCAGATTGCGGTGTGTGAAGACGACACGAACCGAAAGTTCGACATCGCTCACGAACGCAGCACACAAATCTATCGCATACCCATTCGCTGGCACGTGACCGCAAGGCACGCACCGGCTACCGAATTTCTTGACGACCATAGAGCATTGGAACCACCTGATCCCATCCCGAACTCAGAAGTGAAACGATGCATCGCCGATGGTAGTGTGGGGTTTCCCCATATGAGAGTAGGTCATCGTCAAGATTAAATTCCGAAACCCCTATCTGCTGACGCAGGTAGGGGTTTTGTTTTGCCCGCAGGAAAAGTCTACGAAAGCTCGTGATAAATTTGCACAGTTATTTCCGAGCTGGAGCACTAGAATAGCCCCACCTTAGCTGAGCCAGAGCTGTTTATGCCCGATCCGTCAGACATTGATAGGTTGTCAGATCTACCCCTGAGCGATCTGGTGGCATGTCATGAGTGCGACCTTTTGATGCGCAAGCCTCAACTGGCCCATGGCGAAAAAGCCGAGTGCCCCCGCTGCGGCTATGAGCTCTATGCTCACCGGCACAACGTAGTCGAGCGCAGTCTTGCCCTGGTTATTGCCGCCCTGCTGTTATACGTGCCGGCCAACTTCTTACCCATCATGCAACTCAATCTGCTCGGGCAGTCGTCCCAGGATACCGTTTGGAGTGGGGTAGTCGGTTTGTTCGATACCGGTATGCAAGGCATCGCGGCAGTGGTGTTCCTGTGCAGCATGGGCATCCCGCTGCTCAAGTTGCTTTGTCAGTTGGCTGTGCTGTTGACCATTCGCTTGGACTTTGGCCGTAGCTACGGTTTGTTGCTGTACCGCATTTATCACCATTTACGAGACTGGGGGATGCTTGAGGTCTACCTCATGGGCGTGCTGGTGGCCATCGTCAAGTTGGCCGACATGGCGGCCATCACCGTAGGCCTTGGCCTGGTGTGTTTCATCAGTTTGTTGCTGGTCCAGGTCTGGCTGGAGGTGGTGATGTCACCGCATCAGATCTGGCAGGCGTTATCAGGAGAAGATGCCCATGCGGGCGATTGATGCAGGCATTCTGATCTGTACGGAGTGCCATGAGTTGAATCGGCAGGACGCTGAAGCCGACAACCAAACCTGTACTCGCTGCGGCGCGCTGGTTCACCCCCGTCGCCCG harbors:
- a CDS encoding paraquat-inducible protein A, coding for MPDPSDIDRLSDLPLSDLVACHECDLLMRKPQLAHGEKAECPRCGYELYAHRHNVVERSLALVIAALLLYVPANFLPIMQLNLLGQSSQDTVWSGVVGLFDTGMQGIAAVVFLCSMGIPLLKLLCQLAVLLTIRLDFGRSYGLLLYRIYHHLRDWGMLEVYLMGVLVAIVKLADMAAITVGLGLVCFISLLLVQVWLEVVMSPHQIWQALSGEDAHAGD